One window from the genome of Enterococcus haemoperoxidus ATCC BAA-382 encodes:
- a CDS encoding DUF3224 domain-containing protein, with protein sequence MSVTFSVTKWDEQAVDEQKIDFPVNRVRAEYELEGALQGKAWVEYLLYYLESNKEDGHLATARITGFLHFEGQYKGKTGTFTAAEKGIFDKGSLDSPGMIIKSTGELQGLTGSYQYDFVGDNSKLILDFKDNE encoded by the coding sequence ATGAGTGTAACATTCAGCGTAACAAAATGGGACGAACAAGCAGTAGATGAACAAAAAATAGACTTTCCAGTGAATCGAGTCCGAGCAGAATACGAACTTGAAGGCGCTTTGCAAGGTAAAGCATGGGTGGAGTATTTGCTCTATTATTTAGAAAGCAATAAAGAAGATGGTCATCTTGCAACAGCTAGAATCACAGGATTCCTTCACTTTGAAGGCCAATATAAAGGAAAAACAGGAACCTTTACAGCGGCTGAAAAGGGAATTTTCGATAAAGGATCACTTGATTCCCCAGGCATGATCATTAAAAGTACTGGAGAATTACAAGGATTGACTGGCTCTTATCAATATGATTTTGTTGGTGACAATAGTAAGCTGATTTTGGATTTCAAGGACAATGAATAA
- a CDS encoding DUF1149 family protein — protein sequence MEIKRQQEVVEAFHYDMRTQDMEEVETDLRVGFSPIESTDENYPKENSIIAARLEFRLVFEEYLLSGSVSQINHIINHKIETQDDISQEEVDELVSPLFDIVQRMAYEVTEIALDKPGIQLNFQSAAE from the coding sequence ATGGAAATAAAACGTCAACAAGAAGTCGTTGAGGCTTTTCATTACGATATGCGTACACAGGATATGGAAGAGGTAGAAACGGATCTTAGAGTAGGTTTTTCACCAATCGAATCAACCGATGAAAACTATCCAAAAGAAAATTCAATTATTGCAGCTCGCTTAGAGTTTCGTTTAGTTTTTGAGGAATATCTATTATCAGGTTCAGTTAGCCAAATCAATCATATCATCAATCATAAGATTGAAACGCAAGATGATATTTCACAAGAGGAAGTGGATGAGTTGGTTAGTCCGTTGTTCGATATCGTGCAACGTATGGCTTATGAAGTCACTGAAATTGCATTAGACAAGCCTGGTATCCAATTAAACTTCCAGTCAGCAGCTGAATAG
- a CDS encoding glycoside hydrolase family 73 protein, translating to MNQGILRRQNILPLLLILLLSFASLFLIFNKEEQPIQDETTAYQQIFIDEIATEAKLLQKQTHLFASITIAQAILESDWGRSDLAVEAKNLFGIKGAFNEQSSIMPTDEFVDGERITIDDSFKKYETIQESMVDHMEFLKGGTYDAIKTSKNYQEAAVALQNGGYATDPDYAEKLIQLIEEFKLYKYDK from the coding sequence ATGAATCAAGGAATTCTAAGAAGACAAAATATTTTACCATTACTATTGATTCTACTTCTTTCATTTGCTAGTCTTTTCCTTATTTTTAATAAAGAAGAACAACCAATCCAAGATGAAACCACTGCTTACCAGCAGATTTTTATTGATGAAATAGCAACTGAAGCTAAACTTTTACAGAAACAGACTCATTTATTCGCCAGTATCACTATTGCTCAAGCAATTTTAGAATCTGACTGGGGTCGTAGTGATTTAGCAGTAGAAGCAAAAAATTTATTTGGAATCAAAGGAGCTTTTAACGAACAATCTAGCATTATGCCTACAGATGAATTTGTTGACGGCGAGCGGATCACGATCGATGATTCTTTTAAAAAATATGAAACGATCCAAGAATCAATGGTCGATCATATGGAATTTTTAAAAGGTGGGACCTATGATGCAATTAAAACAAGTAAAAATTATCAAGAGGCAGCTGTTGCTTTGCAAAATGGAGGCTATGCAACCGATCCAGACTATGCCGAAAAATTGATTCAATTGATTGAGGAGTTTAAACTTTATAAGTATGATAAATAA
- a CDS encoding rhodanese-like domain-containing protein, protein MYKSIMIDEFEQLEKRNQLAIIDVREEDEYVSGHIKGAKNLPLSTLQETAESLDKTQHYYIICHAGGRSQMASEYFASVGYDVTNVMGGMSAWRGEVVDGL, encoded by the coding sequence ATGTATAAATCAATCATGATCGATGAATTTGAACAATTAGAAAAAAGAAATCAACTAGCAATCATAGACGTACGTGAGGAAGATGAATATGTTTCTGGACACATCAAAGGTGCAAAAAATCTACCACTAAGCACGCTACAAGAAACAGCAGAATCATTAGACAAAACTCAACACTACTATATTATTTGTCATGCCGGCGGGCGCTCGCAAATGGCGAGTGAATATTTTGCTTCAGTAGGGTATGATGTTACGAATGTGATGGGCGGTATGTCTGCATGGAGAGGAGAAGTTGTGGATGGCTTGTGA
- a CDS encoding ACT domain-containing protein has product MRAVLTVIGKDKVGIIAGVSQKLAELDMNIIDVSQTIMDSYFTMMMVLEISKEKNDFEAIRSELNTLGEKLNVTISIQNEEIFNVMHKL; this is encoded by the coding sequence ATGCGCGCAGTATTAACTGTAATCGGTAAAGACAAAGTGGGAATCATTGCAGGAGTCAGTCAAAAGTTAGCTGAACTGGACATGAATATTATTGATGTTTCCCAAACAATCATGGACAGCTATTTTACAATGATGATGGTATTGGAAATTTCTAAAGAAAAGAACGATTTTGAAGCAATCCGTTCTGAATTAAACACTTTAGGTGAGAAACTAAATGTGACAATCAGTATTCAAAATGAAGAAATCTTCAATGTTATGCATAAACTATAA
- a CDS encoding GntR family transcriptional regulator, with amino-acid sequence MQVNYDGNRPIYKQIIEQVEHLIASNQWQPNEKVPSVRQMAEDLEVNPTTIQRAYSLLEQEKILISQRGIGKFVTNKTDKITDLRLRLIEAHIEAFIVQLKKLDLTQNENKHIIERIVRSANE; translated from the coding sequence ATGCAGGTGAATTATGATGGAAACAGACCCATCTATAAACAAATTATCGAGCAGGTCGAACATTTGATTGCTAGTAACCAATGGCAACCAAATGAAAAAGTGCCATCTGTCAGACAAATGGCAGAAGATTTAGAGGTAAACCCAACAACTATTCAACGGGCCTACAGTCTTTTAGAACAAGAAAAAATTTTGATCAGTCAGAGAGGGATTGGTAAGTTCGTGACAAACAAAACGGATAAAATTACAGATTTACGCTTACGATTGATTGAAGCACATATAGAAGCTTTCATCGTTCAATTAAAGAAGCTTGATTTAACACAGAACGAAAATAAGCACATCATTGAACGGATTGTGAGGAGTGCAAATGAATAA
- a CDS encoding rhodanese-like domain-containing protein has product MFSFFKGNSVSTSELQQKLATKPEVIDVREKTEFASGHISGAKNIPLSKIGSYVNKDKEPVYVICQSGMRSRQAVKKLKAKGINAINVKGGMSAWRGEVRGGKL; this is encoded by the coding sequence ATGTTTTCATTTTTTAAAGGAAATTCAGTTAGTACAAGTGAACTTCAACAAAAATTAGCAACAAAGCCAGAAGTGATTGATGTTCGAGAAAAGACAGAATTTGCATCGGGTCACATATCTGGAGCAAAAAATATACCCCTCAGTAAAATTGGTTCTTATGTAAACAAAGATAAAGAACCAGTTTATGTAATTTGCCAATCTGGAATGAGAAGTCGGCAAGCTGTAAAAAAATTAAAAGCTAAAGGAATCAATGCAATCAACGTCAAAGGTGGCATGAGTGCTTGGCGTGGAGAAGTCAGAGGAGGAAAATTATAA
- a CDS encoding FAD-dependent oxidoreductase encodes MRVVIIGGVAGGMSAATRLRRLSEEIEIIVLEKGPYVSFANCGLPYYVSGEISERSELILQTPEQLKKRFNIDVYPETEAVKIDRKNKTVLTNANGKEDTISYDKLILSPGAQPVLPTIEGLNEATNVYTLRNVPDVDKIVATVKNEHPKKAVVIGAGFIGLEMAENLSHLGIDVTIVEAAPQILPPLDEEMAAFVEKELKEKGITVYTGSGATEFKKAGKQIKLSSGETISSDFTVLSIGVKPSSDLAVVADLKTGIRGGIVVDETYQTTDPDIYAVGDAIIVKQQITQEDALILLASPANRQGRQVADVIAGVARKNQGSIGTAIVRVFDLAAASTGLSERQLRNNNLEYKAVHTTSKSHAGYFPGSHPIVMKLLFHPVSGKIYGAQAIGQDGVDKRIDIIATAIKADMTVMDLPELEFTYAPPFGSAKDPVNMIGYAATNIVEGFSDTIQYYELKKAIENGAFLLDVRNPGELKSNGSLPQAENIPLDELRSRLTELPSDKEIIVSCQSGQRSYLAERILKNNDFNVKNLDGAFQLYSTIYPQEVIK; translated from the coding sequence ATGCGAGTAGTGATTATTGGTGGTGTAGCAGGCGGAATGTCAGCTGCGACTAGATTAAGAAGATTATCAGAAGAGATTGAAATCATCGTTTTAGAAAAGGGCCCCTATGTTTCTTTTGCAAATTGTGGCTTGCCCTACTACGTATCAGGAGAAATCAGTGAACGCTCTGAATTGATCTTACAAACACCTGAACAGTTGAAAAAAAGATTCAATATTGACGTTTATCCAGAAACAGAAGCAGTTAAAATCGATCGAAAAAATAAAACAGTATTAACCAACGCAAACGGTAAAGAGGACACAATCAGTTATGATAAACTGATTCTTTCACCTGGGGCACAACCAGTGCTACCGACAATCGAAGGGCTGAATGAAGCAACAAATGTTTATACATTAAGAAACGTGCCAGACGTCGATAAGATCGTAGCAACTGTCAAAAATGAGCACCCTAAAAAAGCCGTTGTGATTGGTGCAGGGTTCATTGGGTTAGAAATGGCTGAAAATTTGAGTCATTTAGGCATTGATGTCACAATCGTAGAAGCAGCACCACAAATTTTACCACCTTTAGATGAGGAAATGGCGGCCTTTGTTGAAAAAGAATTAAAAGAAAAAGGAATCACTGTCTATACAGGATCCGGAGCAACGGAGTTTAAAAAAGCAGGAAAACAAATCAAATTAAGCTCAGGTGAAACAATTTCAAGTGATTTTACAGTGCTATCGATTGGTGTCAAACCATCTAGTGATCTGGCCGTTGTTGCTGATTTGAAAACTGGCATACGTGGTGGTATTGTTGTAGATGAAACATATCAAACAACGGATCCAGATATTTATGCAGTTGGAGATGCGATCATTGTCAAACAACAAATTACACAAGAAGATGCTTTGATCTTGCTTGCTTCACCAGCCAATCGCCAAGGACGCCAAGTAGCGGATGTGATCGCAGGTGTTGCTCGTAAAAACCAAGGAAGTATAGGCACTGCAATCGTGCGAGTGTTTGATCTCGCGGCAGCGAGCACAGGATTAAGTGAGCGTCAATTACGTAACAATAATCTAGAATATAAAGCCGTTCACACAACATCCAAAAGCCATGCGGGGTATTTTCCAGGGAGTCACCCGATCGTGATGAAGTTACTTTTTCATCCTGTATCGGGAAAAATCTATGGCGCCCAAGCGATTGGTCAAGATGGTGTGGATAAACGAATTGATATTATAGCAACTGCAATCAAAGCAGATATGACCGTTATGGATCTGCCCGAATTAGAATTTACGTATGCACCACCATTTGGTTCAGCAAAAGACCCTGTTAATATGATTGGTTATGCTGCGACTAATATTGTTGAAGGTTTTTCTGATACTATTCAATACTACGAATTGAAAAAAGCAATTGAAAATGGTGCCTTTTTACTAGATGTGCGAAACCCAGGAGAACTGAAGAGTAACGGTTCATTACCTCAAGCTGAAAATATTCCATTGGATGAATTAAGAAGTCGTCTAACGGAACTTCCATCCGATAAAGAAATCATTGTAAGCTGTCAAAGTGGGCAACGTAGTTATTTAGCAGAACGAATTTTGAAAAATAATGACTTTAACGTTAAAAATTTAGATGGTGCGTTTCAACTATACAGTACAATTTACCCTCAGGAGGTTATTAAATAA
- a CDS encoding Crp/Fnr family transcriptional regulator, producing MIDYLKKVPHSKWSEKTYQKDTLVVDEYEKTKNIYYVVEGVLCVEILNDGKRYISSFIFQNDFFGLDSFSTFKQKEHSIRVISEDATIFCLPKDKFLLSLNEDPHYYELMLTNFADIFQRHYGYFNFLHLPTTKRMKHALTYLSDHIGIVTESEQLELPTFITQEVLSKFCRTSQSRVSVSLNELAEEGWLIKKKVPITMK from the coding sequence TTGATTGACTATTTAAAGAAAGTTCCTCATAGTAAATGGTCAGAAAAAACGTATCAAAAAGATACTTTGGTCGTTGATGAATATGAAAAAACGAAAAATATCTATTATGTTGTTGAAGGTGTTCTTTGTGTGGAAATCCTTAATGATGGCAAACGCTATATTTCTTCTTTTATTTTTCAAAATGATTTTTTCGGCTTGGATAGTTTTTCTACCTTTAAACAAAAGGAGCATAGTATTCGTGTCATTAGTGAAGATGCTACAATTTTTTGCTTACCAAAGGACAAGTTTCTTCTTTCATTAAACGAAGATCCTCATTATTATGAGTTAATGCTGACTAATTTTGCTGACATCTTCCAACGACATTACGGTTATTTTAATTTTCTTCATTTACCTACTACTAAACGAATGAAACATGCACTGACTTATTTGAGTGATCACATTGGTATCGTAACAGAGAGCGAACAGTTGGAATTACCGACATTTATCACACAAGAAGTATTATCAAAATTCTGCCGTACATCACAATCCAGAGTTTCCGTTTCTTTAAATGAATTGGCAGAAGAAGGCTGGTTAATAAAAAAGAAAGTTCCGATCACTATGAAATAA
- a CDS encoding WYL domain-containing protein gives MITKAKNQKKCIIFSYINGKGQKTIREAMPNKLIFKQNVWYLAGYCCVRKTTRLFKLRRMTDLVISTNDIDEAYLIKDYQPEFSKIYIEFKIKNDLFYRVQEDLPNIKIEQDTEYTKVKTWQPEGAWLTSYLLSFGASIEVVSPIELKEKVKDEIVKINQIYF, from the coding sequence TTGATCACCAAAGCCAAAAATCAAAAAAAGTGTATCATTTTTTCCTACATTAATGGAAAAGGCCAAAAAACTATAAGAGAAGCAATGCCAAATAAATTGATTTTCAAGCAAAATGTCTGGTATTTAGCTGGTTATTGTTGTGTTAGAAAAACCACTCGACTATTCAAATTAAGAAGGATGACCGATCTAGTAATTTCTACTAACGATATCGATGAAGCTTATTTGATCAAAGATTATCAGCCAGAATTTTCAAAGATATATATTGAATTTAAGATAAAAAATGACCTATTTTACCGAGTACAAGAAGATTTACCTAATATCAAAATAGAGCAAGATACAGAATATACTAAAGTAAAAACCTGGCAGCCAGAAGGAGCTTGGCTAACTTCTTACTTGTTATCATTTGGTGCTTCAATTGAAGTAGTAAGCCCAATTGAATTAAAAGAAAAAGTCAAAGACGAAATTGTGAAAATCAACCAGATTTATTTTTGA
- a CDS encoding ATP-binding cassette domain-containing protein — MNKLRVKNIGKEYQKNIFHELSFDLSDGQILGILGKNGTGKTTLLDCISGQKNISTGLILYNDQPQSSTLFKSSIAYASTINYFEDTQTIRQILIEYTLLFPGFQLEKAIEQLELWQISPKQKWQELSEGTKVKVKIACEYAKATSIFLLDEPFAYLDYSSRIQVKKMLRKASGENKLILVSTNFIEEMDTLFTDVLFMNPNRYCEVINLEDLRERKCLSLKKIYEEEANDTFI, encoded by the coding sequence ATGAATAAATTACGGGTAAAAAATATCGGTAAAGAATATCAAAAAAATATTTTTCATGAGTTATCTTTTGACTTAAGTGATGGTCAAATTCTCGGTATTCTCGGAAAAAACGGAACGGGGAAAACAACTCTATTAGATTGTATTTCTGGACAAAAAAATATTAGCACTGGGCTGATCCTATACAATGATCAGCCACAAAGTAGTACTTTATTTAAATCTAGCATAGCCTATGCATCAACCATTAACTATTTTGAAGATACCCAAACGATTAGACAAATACTGATTGAGTATACTTTATTATTTCCTGGTTTTCAGCTAGAAAAGGCGATAGAGCAACTTGAACTCTGGCAGATTTCTCCTAAGCAAAAATGGCAGGAACTTTCAGAGGGTACTAAAGTTAAAGTGAAGATTGCATGTGAATACGCCAAAGCAACAAGTATTTTTCTGCTAGATGAGCCATTTGCTTATTTAGATTATTCCTCTCGCATACAAGTAAAAAAAATGTTGAGGAAAGCCAGTGGTGAAAACAAACTAATTTTAGTTTCAACAAATTTTATTGAAGAGATGGATACCTTATTTACAGATGTATTATTTATGAATCCAAATAGATATTGCGAAGTAATCAATTTGGAAGACCTACGGGAACGAAAATGTTTGTCTTTAAAAAAAATCTATGAGGAGGAAGCCAATGATACGTTTATTTAA
- a CDS encoding metal-sensitive transcriptional regulator, giving the protein MACDPKLANRLKRSEGQIRGILKMMDEGKDCREVVTQLMAVRSSIDKVIGLVVTENLKQCMEDENIDLAGEEMIKALEMIVKTR; this is encoded by the coding sequence ATGGCTTGTGATCCTAAATTAGCGAATCGTTTGAAACGTTCGGAAGGACAAATTCGCGGTATTTTAAAAATGATGGATGAAGGAAAAGATTGCCGAGAAGTTGTGACGCAATTGATGGCAGTTCGTTCAAGTATCGATAAAGTCATAGGGCTTGTAGTAACTGAAAATCTAAAGCAGTGTATGGAAGATGAAAATATCGATCTAGCTGGAGAAGAAATGATAAAGGCCTTAGAAATGATCGTAAAAACAAGATAA
- a CDS encoding helix-turn-helix transcriptional regulator: protein MNNLFRLFYIMHYLTMHNKANAMILAEQLEVSTRTIYRDINTLSALGFPVYAQSGRDGGIRLLDTHHLSATFVDDAEQDQIILALQNLAATNLKSVTPLVNKLSSLFKKRSRTMDRYRFFNLGSRR, encoded by the coding sequence ATGAATAATCTTTTTAGATTGTTTTATATTATGCATTATTTAACGATGCATAATAAAGCGAATGCAATGATCCTAGCAGAACAACTGGAAGTATCGACACGTACGATTTATCGAGATATTAACACGTTGTCTGCGTTAGGTTTTCCAGTATACGCTCAAAGCGGACGAGATGGCGGAATTCGTTTGTTGGACACGCATCATTTGTCCGCTACTTTTGTAGATGATGCAGAGCAAGATCAGATCATTTTAGCTCTGCAAAATTTAGCAGCGACTAATTTAAAAAGCGTAACCCCTTTAGTCAATAAACTGTCCTCCTTATTTAAAAAAAGAAGTAGAACAATGGATCGATATAGATTTTTCAACTTGGGGTCGAGAAGATGA
- a CDS encoding L-cystine transporter: MTTLITVLVVLAFLAVLYVFYRMQTKHYKFSTRVFAALGVGIVLGGIIQFAFGTQDKVTTQAMEWIGIVGNGYVAFLQMLVIPLVFVSIVGAFTKMKESKQLGKISFNVLATLLGTTAVAALIGIGTTMLFGLQGAKFTQGTAETARIAELATRQETVENLSIPQQILAFIPRNVFADFAGTRPTSTIGVVIFAAFVGVAYLGVKRKAPKEAEFFANLIDSLYKITMRIVTLVLRLTPYGVLALMTNVVATSDFDAILNLGKFVLASYTALIIVMLVHLLILVAVKVNPVNYLKKSFPVLSFAFTSRSSAGALPLNIETQTKALGVDDATANFAASFGLSIGQNGCAGVYPAMLATIVAPTVGINVFSLEFILMLVAIVTISSFGVAGVGGGATFASLIVLGSMNLPVAIVGLVISVEPLIDMARTAVNVSDSMVAGIVTSSRINELDRDVLNDRNLVIEENA, encoded by the coding sequence ATGACAACACTCATCACTGTTTTAGTGGTCCTTGCATTTCTTGCTGTGTTATATGTCTTTTATCGTATGCAAACGAAACACTACAAATTTTCAACTCGTGTTTTTGCCGCATTAGGTGTCGGTATTGTATTAGGTGGAATTATTCAATTCGCATTCGGTACGCAAGACAAAGTCACAACGCAAGCAATGGAATGGATCGGTATCGTAGGTAATGGATATGTAGCATTTTTACAAATGCTCGTAATCCCCTTGGTTTTTGTTTCTATCGTAGGAGCATTTACTAAGATGAAAGAATCCAAGCAATTAGGCAAAATTAGTTTCAATGTGCTAGCAACATTATTAGGCACAACGGCTGTGGCTGCGTTGATTGGTATCGGAACAACAATGTTGTTTGGACTACAAGGCGCCAAATTTACACAAGGAACGGCAGAAACGGCACGAATTGCAGAACTTGCAACGAGACAGGAAACCGTTGAAAACTTATCGATTCCTCAACAAATTTTAGCCTTTATTCCTAGAAATGTCTTTGCAGATTTTGCAGGGACTCGTCCAACAAGTACGATTGGTGTCGTAATCTTTGCTGCATTTGTCGGCGTTGCATACTTAGGCGTGAAAAGAAAAGCACCGAAAGAAGCAGAATTTTTTGCAAATCTAATTGATAGTTTGTACAAAATCACGATGCGTATCGTGACTTTGGTTTTACGTTTAACGCCTTATGGGGTTTTAGCGTTGATGACTAACGTTGTTGCAACAAGTGATTTTGATGCGATCCTTAATTTAGGAAAATTTGTACTGGCTTCTTATACCGCGTTGATTATAGTAATGCTGGTTCATTTATTGATTTTAGTTGCAGTTAAAGTAAACCCAGTGAATTATTTGAAAAAATCATTCCCAGTCTTGAGTTTTGCTTTTACGTCAAGATCAAGTGCCGGAGCATTGCCTTTAAATATTGAAACACAAACCAAAGCCTTAGGTGTTGATGATGCAACAGCGAACTTTGCTGCAAGTTTTGGCTTATCGATTGGTCAAAACGGCTGTGCTGGTGTTTATCCTGCGATGTTGGCAACAATCGTTGCACCAACTGTGGGAATCAATGTCTTTAGTTTAGAATTTATTTTAATGTTAGTTGCGATCGTAACAATCAGCTCATTTGGTGTTGCTGGTGTCGGTGGAGGAGCAACATTTGCTTCATTGATCGTTTTAGGATCAATGAATTTACCAGTTGCAATCGTTGGATTAGTGATTTCTGTAGAACCATTGATTGATATGGCTAGAACAGCTGTTAACGTTAGTGATAGCATGGTTGCAGGAATTGTGACTAGTTCAAGAATCAATGAATTAGATCGTGATGTTTTGAATGATCGCAATTTAGTTATTGAAGAAAATGCATAA
- a CDS encoding PFL family protein yields the protein METNQILETIRMIEEENLDIRTITMGISLLDCIDSDSDRACEKIYDKITRLAKNLVKVGEEIESEYGIPIINKRISVTPIGIIAAASPDKDYVKYAKALDRAAQAVGVNFIGGFSALVEKGYQHGDEILINSIPQALAETEFVCSSVNIGSTKAGINMDAVRHMGYVIKETAEKSDMGCAKLVVFANAVEDNPFMAGAFHGVGEADCVINVGVSGPGVVKRALEKVKGEPFDVVAEVVKQTAFKITRMGQLVGKIASERLDVPFGIVDLSLAPTPAVGDSVAYILEEMGLESVGTHGTTAALALLNDAVKKGGVMACNHVGGLSGAFIPVSEDAGMIDAVNNGALNLEKLEAMTAICSVGLDMVAIPGETSAETIAAMIADEAAIGVINHKTTAVRLIPAKGTKVGDMVEFGGLLGRAPVMKVNNYASTDFILRGGRIPAPIHSFKN from the coding sequence TTGGAAACGAATCAGATTCTAGAAACAATCCGTATGATTGAAGAAGAAAATTTAGATATTCGAACCATTACAATGGGAATTTCATTGTTAGATTGCATTGATAGCGATAGTGATCGAGCGTGTGAAAAAATCTATGATAAAATCACTCGTTTAGCCAAAAATCTAGTTAAAGTTGGTGAAGAGATCGAATCTGAGTATGGAATTCCGATCATTAACAAACGAATTTCTGTAACACCGATTGGAATTATTGCGGCGGCAAGCCCAGACAAAGATTATGTGAAATATGCGAAAGCGTTAGACCGAGCAGCTCAAGCAGTGGGGGTCAATTTCATTGGTGGATTCAGTGCGCTAGTTGAAAAAGGCTACCAACATGGTGATGAAATTTTGATTAATTCGATTCCACAAGCGTTAGCTGAAACAGAATTTGTCTGTTCTTCTGTAAATATCGGTTCAACCAAAGCAGGAATCAATATGGATGCAGTTCGTCATATGGGCTATGTAATCAAAGAAACTGCAGAAAAATCTGATATGGGTTGTGCTAAATTGGTGGTATTCGCTAATGCGGTAGAAGACAATCCGTTTATGGCAGGGGCGTTTCATGGAGTTGGCGAAGCGGATTGTGTGATCAATGTAGGTGTGAGCGGACCTGGTGTTGTTAAACGAGCATTAGAAAAAGTCAAAGGAGAGCCCTTTGATGTCGTGGCAGAAGTAGTAAAACAAACGGCATTTAAAATTACTAGAATGGGACAATTGGTTGGAAAAATAGCATCAGAACGTCTTGATGTACCTTTTGGAATTGTCGATCTATCCTTAGCCCCAACTCCAGCTGTGGGTGATAGCGTAGCTTATATTTTGGAGGAAATGGGTTTAGAAAGTGTAGGGACTCATGGAACAACTGCTGCTTTGGCATTGTTGAACGATGCAGTGAAAAAAGGCGGTGTCATGGCCTGTAATCATGTTGGTGGATTATCAGGTGCATTTATTCCCGTTTCAGAAGATGCTGGAATGATCGATGCAGTTAATAATGGTGCGCTGAATCTAGAAAAATTAGAAGCAATGACGGCAATATGTTCCGTTGGTTTAGACATGGTGGCGATACCTGGTGAGACATCAGCAGAAACAATTGCTGCAATGATTGCAGATGAAGCAGCGATTGGTGTAATCAATCACAAAACGACGGCTGTTAGACTTATACCAGCAAAAGGGACAAAAGTTGGTGATATGGTTGAGTTTGGTGGATTATTAGGCAGAGCCCCAGTTATGAAAGTCAATAACTATGCTTCTACTGATTTTATTTTGCGTGGTGGCCGTATTCCTGCCCCAATTCATTCGTTTAAAAATTAG
- a CDS encoding VOC family protein: MFTNQIKIMLYVTNVEESSKFWQKIGFVEKERDAVDGTLVVEIAPSETAETMIVLYDLEFIQQHSPEVAGNTPSLMFFADNVIDLYKKMKDAGVRVGELVQLPTGLVFNFADNDENYFAVSGQ, translated from the coding sequence ATGTTTACTAACCAAATCAAAATAATGTTATATGTAACGAACGTTGAGGAATCAAGTAAGTTCTGGCAAAAAATCGGTTTTGTCGAAAAAGAAAGAGATGCCGTTGACGGCACACTTGTAGTAGAAATTGCGCCAAGCGAAACTGCAGAAACAATGATTGTTTTATACGATTTAGAATTTATTCAACAACATTCACCAGAAGTTGCTGGTAATACTCCGTCATTGATGTTTTTTGCAGACAATGTAATAGATTTATATAAAAAAATGAAAGATGCTGGTGTACGAGTAGGGGAATTAGTTCAATTACCAACTGGATTAGTTTTTAACTTTGCTGATAATGATGAGAATTATTTTGCAGTATCAGGTCAATAA